In one window of Nocardiopsis aegyptia DNA:
- the panB gene encoding 3-methyl-2-oxobutanoate hydroxymethyltransferase, whose product MNTTAKASTGGNTLYGGVTSRRVTVRDLAAAKRRGERWPMLTAYDALTARVFDEAGIPVLLVGDSAANVVYGYDTTVPVTMDELVPLTAAVARSTQRALVVADLPFGSYQGSPQQALEAASRFMKEGRAQAVKLEGGHTVAHQVELLVSAGIPVMGHVGLTPQSVNTLGGYRVQGRGEAAADLLKDAKELERAGAFSLVLECVPSELAAEVTEQLSIPTIGIGAGPSTDAQVLVWQDMAGLSPKVAKFVKAYANLNETLREAASSFADDVVQGAFPEERHSYTA is encoded by the coding sequence ATGAACACCACAGCCAAGGCTTCCACCGGCGGGAACACCCTGTACGGCGGAGTGACCTCCCGACGCGTCACGGTCCGCGACCTGGCCGCCGCCAAGCGGCGCGGCGAGCGCTGGCCGATGCTCACCGCCTACGACGCCCTCACCGCCCGGGTCTTCGACGAGGCGGGCATCCCCGTCCTGCTCGTCGGCGACTCCGCGGCCAACGTCGTCTACGGCTACGACACCACCGTTCCCGTCACCATGGACGAGCTCGTCCCCCTGACGGCCGCCGTCGCGCGCTCCACCCAGCGGGCGCTCGTCGTGGCGGACCTGCCGTTCGGTTCCTACCAGGGCTCGCCCCAGCAGGCCCTGGAGGCGGCCAGCCGCTTCATGAAGGAGGGCCGCGCCCAGGCGGTCAAGCTGGAGGGCGGCCACACGGTGGCCCACCAGGTCGAACTGCTGGTCTCGGCCGGGATCCCGGTCATGGGGCACGTCGGCCTGACCCCGCAGTCGGTCAACACGCTGGGCGGCTACCGGGTCCAGGGCCGCGGCGAGGCCGCGGCCGACCTGCTCAAGGACGCCAAGGAGCTGGAGCGCGCGGGCGCGTTCTCGCTCGTGCTGGAGTGCGTGCCCTCCGAGCTGGCGGCCGAGGTCACCGAGCAGCTGTCCATCCCGACGATCGGTATCGGCGCGGGCCCGTCCACGGACGCCCAGGTGCTGGTGTGGCAGGACATGGCGGGGCTCAGCCCCAAGGTGGCCAAGTTCGTCAAGGCCTACGCCAACCTCAACGAGACGCTGCGCGAGGCCGCGTCGAGCTTCGCCGACGACGTCGTGCAGGGCGCCTTCCCCGAGGAGCGCCACTCCTACACCGCCTGA